The following are encoded in a window of Fusarium verticillioides 7600 chromosome 6, whole genome shotgun sequence genomic DNA:
- a CDS encoding beta-lactamase codes for MPITAQATSKLRSIIDDACADQKTGIPGTTVVLVDKSGEIFAHSAGTRGVGTNEPMTLDNIFWIASCTKMLAGVACMQLVEQGKLKLDDGEHLESLVPELKGLKVLKPDGSFEDKKNLITLRMLLTHTAGFGYTFFNERLRDWSHPAGIDEFSGRIEDIVKLPLLFQPGEGWEYGVGIDWAGIALERASGLRLNDFLQKNVFAPLGIKNMSMLPGKEMRAKLAHMHQRDADGTLRTRDHLQRLPLVTDNASEIASIFHSGGAGMFAQPQEYGKVLTVLLNGGTCPKTGAQILKKETVDLMLSNSIEKFPNFSRQPIPAAKPDLTNPIGELYPVDGNPPQGWGLTFMLTNGGFSGRSKSTVQWAGLANLWWWADREHGIGGMVCTQILPFADAKVLGLWAAVETEIYKAVL; via the exons ATGCCTATCACTGCTCAAGCGACTTCCAAGCTGCGCAGCATAATCGACGATGCATGCGCCGACCAAAAAACTGGTATTCCCGGTACCACGGTCGTACTGGTCGACAAATCCGGTGAGATATTCGCTCATTCAGCGGGTACGCGCGGTGTCGGGACCAATGAGCCCATGACGCTCGATAACATTTTCTGGATCGCCTCGTGCACCAAGATGCTTGCTGGCGTTGCGTGCATGCAGCTCGTGGAGCAGGGAAAGCTTAAACTCGATGATGGTGAACATCTTGAGAGTCTTGTTCCTGagctcaagggtctcaaggtcttgaagcCTGATGGGAGctttgaggacaagaagaatcTTATTACGCTGCGCATGCTGCTGACACATACTGCTGGCTTTGGATATACGTTTTTTAATGAGCGCTTGAGGGATTGGAGTCATCCTGCGGGTATTGATGAGTTTTCTGGTCGTATTGAGGATATCGtcaagcttcctcttctgttCCAGCCTGGCGAAGGCTGGGAATACGGT GTCGGAATTGACTGGGCTGGCATCGCGCTTGAGCGAGCCAGCGGTCTGCGTCTCAATGATTTTCTCCAGAAGAACGTCTTTGCACCTCTAGGCATCAAAAACATGTCCATGCTGCCCGGTAAAGAGATGCGCGCGAAATTAGCTCACATGCATCAGCGCGACGCAGACGGTACACTGCGAACGCGCGATCATCTCCAGCGTCTTCCTCTCGTGACTGACAACGCGAGCGAAATCGCTTCAATTTTCCATAGTGGCGGCGCGGGAATGTTTGCGCAGCCCCAAGAGTACGGAA AGGTTCTCACTGTTCTGCTCAACGGTGGAACATGTCCCAAGACAGGCGCCCagatcctcaagaaggaaacGGTCGATCTCATGCTAAGCAACAGTATCGAGAAATTCCCAAACTTCAGCCGTCAGCCCATCCCAGCTGCCAAACCAGATCTGACCAACCCTATCGGCGAGCTATACCCCGTCGACGGAAATCCACCCCAG GGCTGGGGACTGACATTCATGCTCACCAATGGAGGCTTCTCAGGGCGGTCGAAGAGCACGGTTCAGTGGGCTGGATTGGCTAATCTCTGGTGGTGGGCTGATCGCGAGCACGGCATTGGAGGGATGGTGTGCACGCAGATTCTGCCTTTTGCTGATGCCAAGGTCCTGGGTCTCTGGGCCGCTGTTGAGACCGAGATTTACAAGGCTGTTCTgtag